One Brachyspira pilosicoli P43/6/78 genomic window carries:
- a CDS encoding fibronectin type III domain-containing protein — protein sequence MGLNMRYIAILMAFTLSLNINAAQSVYNIFADTNNIYSSSLNNTTNSFSLNNSGSLSYSRKDISSLFSKDIMNKVNYSGVTYSRDIKYMQGANAGVGVLFPNIKSFVKIENKGYSFFDNFLVNSFTIEFYLNPYKIRMNSKVLSKTSIYQDGDTSKYAGIRANIIDGRLVWQFNNLFMYNGKYTNVTLSEGEYLKENEWRHHSISFDSKTGKLVKYIDGLEDQVIYLTSTGDRMGSPYVLDISNISIAPIYLGQGFIGGMDGFYFSPDYKRDFNLEKYLPSGEVLSKVMQFNSDNIFIDEINYIAKTTNATGVYVYYRTSNEYFSEEDSNIEWTLLDSTNNIIMSPKTKYIQVKALLESDSSMEYTPSLNKVEIVYHEGRTPQAPTNLKAIVANNSIVLNWEGSHENVTGYKIYYGTKSGIYNDYNPIIVNGNQTEYVINNLEYGKLYYFRVTTIGGEGGDIESEFSSEVYARPFH from the coding sequence ATGGGTTTAAATATGCGATATATAGCTATTTTAATGGCTTTTACATTAAGTTTAAATATTAATGCTGCCCAAAGCGTTTATAATATATTTGCAGATACTAATAATATATATTCTAGCAGTCTTAATAATACAACTAATAGCTTTAGTTTAAATAATTCTGGAAGTTTATCTTATAGCAGAAAAGATATATCAAGCTTATTTTCAAAAGATATAATGAATAAAGTTAATTATTCCGGAGTAACTTATAGCAGAGATATAAAGTATATGCAAGGAGCAAATGCCGGTGTTGGAGTTTTGTTTCCAAATATAAAATCTTTTGTAAAGATAGAAAATAAAGGTTATTCATTTTTTGATAATTTTTTAGTAAATAGTTTTACAATAGAGTTTTATCTAAATCCTTATAAGATAAGAATGAACTCAAAGGTTTTATCAAAGACATCTATATATCAAGATGGTGATACTAGCAAATATGCAGGTATTAGAGCTAATATAATAGACGGACGTTTAGTTTGGCAGTTTAATAATTTGTTTATGTATAATGGTAAATATACTAATGTTACTTTGTCTGAGGGTGAATATTTAAAAGAAAATGAGTGGAGACATCATAGCATTAGTTTTGATTCTAAAACCGGAAAATTGGTAAAATATATAGATGGGCTTGAAGACCAAGTTATTTATTTAACTAGTACAGGAGATAGAATGGGCTCTCCATATGTATTAGATATAAGTAATATTAGTATTGCTCCTATATATTTAGGACAGGGTTTTATAGGCGGCATGGACGGATTTTATTTTAGTCCAGATTATAAAAGAGATTTTAACTTGGAAAAATATTTGCCAAGCGGTGAAGTATTAAGCAAAGTAATGCAATTTAATAGCGATAATATTTTTATAGATGAGATAAATTATATAGCAAAAACTACTAATGCTACAGGCGTATATGTTTATTATAGAACTTCTAATGAATATTTTTCTGAAGAAGACAGCAATATAGAATGGACACTTTTAGATTCAACTAATAATATTATAATGAGTCCTAAAACTAAATATATTCAAGTTAAGGCATTATTAGAAAGTGATTCATCTATGGAATATACTCCTTCATTAAATAAAGTTGAGATAGTTTATCATGAAGGAAGAACTCCTCAGGCACCTACTAATTTAAAGGCTATTGTTGCTAATAATTCTATAGTTTTAAATTGGGAAGGAAGTCATGAAAATGTAACTGGATATAAAATATATTACGGTACTAAATCTGGAATATATAATGATTATAATCCTATTATAGTTAATGGCAATCAAACTGAGTATGTTATTAATAATTTAGAATATGGAAAGCTTTACTACTTTAGAGTAACAACTATAGGTGGTGAAGGAGGAGATATAGAAAGTGAATTTTCTAGTGAAGTTTATGCTAGACCTTTTCACTAA
- a CDS encoding metallophosphoesterase: MKVAVIGDLHGKPCWKHLLKDNNFDKIVFLGDYSDDSWVTFTDKEIADNLKDVIEFKRDNNSKVELLIGNHDFQYIVGYPTASRYRKSYACELNKIFNDNKDIFNVVYVLKDYVFTHAGITNGWINYIKKKYDIKDFTDIAKNINMVYSKCKEDCNIASYRRGGMSMFAGILWADIHDLKEDGCFDYNQVVGHNRVKVNTIIEKNNHKIYMCDHFDSDDNHLIVLDV; encoded by the coding sequence ATGAAAGTTGCCGTTATTGGTGATTTGCATGGTAAGCCTTGCTGGAAACATTTATTAAAAGATAATAATTTTGATAAGATAGTTTTTTTGGGTGATTATAGCGATGATAGCTGGGTTACTTTTACAGATAAAGAAATTGCTGATAATTTAAAAGATGTGATAGAGTTTAAAAGAGATAATAATTCCAAAGTTGAGCTTCTTATAGGAAATCATGATTTTCAATATATAGTAGGATATCCTACAGCAAGCAGATATAGAAAAAGCTATGCTTGTGAACTTAATAAAATTTTTAATGATAATAAAGATATATTTAATGTGGTTTATGTATTAAAAGATTATGTATTTACTCATGCTGGAATTACAAATGGCTGGATTAATTATATAAAGAAAAAATATGATATTAAAGATTTTACTGATATAGCCAAAAACATTAATATGGTTTATTCAAAGTGCAAAGAAGATTGTAATATTGCCTCATATAGAAGGGGAGGAATGAGTATGTTTGCTGGTATACTATGGGCAGATATTCATGATTTAAAAGAAGATGGCTGTTTTGATTATAATCAGGTTGTAGGGCATAATAGAGTAAAAGTAAATACTATTATAGAAAAAAATAATCATAAGATTTATATGTGCGACCATTTTGATAGTGATGATAATCATTTAATTGTATTAGATGTTTAA